The Deltaproteobacteria bacterium genomic interval TCGGCGACCGCGCCGGTGAACGCCCCCTTCACGTGCCCGAACATCTCCGACTCGAGCAGCGTATCCGTCAGCGCCGCGCAGTTGACCTTGACGAACGGCTTCTCCCGCCGGGGCGACAGCTCGTGAATGGCGCGCGCGAACAGCCCCTTCCCGGTCCCGCTCTCCCCCGTGATCAGCACCGTGGAGTCGGTGTCCTTCACCACCTCCACGAGCTCGAAGATCCGCCGTATGACGGGAGTCCTGCCGACGATGTCGCGGAACGGAAACCGCCCTTTCCGCTCCTCCGCCATCCGCTCGATCTCCTCGAAGCTGCGGAAGGAGATCACGAAGCCGTGGATCTCCCCTCCCTCGCTTTCGAAGAACGCCCAGCTCGCCGACACCGGGACGATCCGGCCGTCGGCGCGGACCAGCGTCCCCTCCACGTCGACCCGCGGCTTTCCTCCATCTGCGATCTCCCCCATCGGGCAGTCGTTCTGCGCGGGACCGAAGGAGGCACGGAGGATCTCCCGGCAGTCCCTCCCGAGGGCCTCGCCCGCCGGGAGACCGACCAATCGTTCCGCGGACCGGTTGAAATGGGAGATCCGGTGTTCCCGGTCCACCGTGATCACGGCCTCGCCCAGGCTGTTCAGGATCGCCTCCAACTTCCGCTCGCCGAAGAGGGGGCCCGCCGGCATCCCGTCATGCATCCGTTCGTCGCCTTCCATGACCCCGAAGTGTACCAAAAGCTCCTCTACTCTGCAGGCCTAACAGAGTAGAATCTTGGGCGGGGCATCGGCCCCGACACCATTGCGGAGGAAGCGCCGCCAAGCCCCATTCGGCACCGGGATGAATCCCTCTCAACGAACGGTTGATTTTATGATTTGGCGGCTCGTCCCCGGGGGATTGGTCCTTGCGGCGGCAATTTCCCCGTTGTCCGATGCGGACATGTGGTGGCACCTGGCGGCGGGCCGTATGATTCTCGACGGCCAGTTCCCCATTACGAACACCTTGTCGCACACTTTTCCGGAATACCCATGGCGGTTTACCCAATGGCTCTTTGGGGCATTGATCGCACTTGCGGAA includes:
- a CDS encoding sigma 54-interacting transcriptional regulator: MEGDERMHDGMPAGPLFGERKLEAILNSLGEAVITVDREHRISHFNRSAERLVGLPAGEALGRDCREILRASFGPAQNDCPMGEIADGGKPRVDVEGTLVRADGRIVPVSASWAFFESEGGEIHGFVISFRSFEEIERMAEERKGRFPFRDIVGRTPVIRRIFELVEVVKDTDSTVLITGESGTGKGLFARAIHELSPRREKPFVKVNCAALTDTLLESEMFGHVKGAFTGAVADKVGRFETANGGTLFLDEIGEISPALQVKLLRVLQDREFERVGSSRTQSADVRVIAATNRVLKEEMRAGRFREDLYYRLNVIPIAVPPLRERREDIPLLVDHALKSLRKRGLDRVRAVSPEAMRRLMEYRWPGNIRELENVLERAAVVSRGPVAA